From the Hevea brasiliensis isolate MT/VB/25A 57/8 chromosome 13, ASM3005281v1, whole genome shotgun sequence genome, the window AGTAAAATTTTCCATTTATGTTTTAATTATCAGATAGTTAATTATGAGTGAAAATAATACTACTGAAAATTAATAACATAGGGtaggaaaataataatttttggcTTAGTTAATGGGCCAAAAGGCCCAGACTACACAAATTCGCACAGTAGGAACAGAATCTCCCAAGGCAAACAATATGGGCCTGTGAGTGGCTGGGCTCATTAATATATCGGATGTAATATATATGATTTCGTTATGATATATTTATTCCTGtattttgaaagaaacaaaagGGTACTTGCAACTTAAAAGTGTTATTCAGATATGAAGCGAGCTGCTTTTACAACTCTTGCTCTTTTAATGGCTTTCCTCAATTTGACAGCTTGATAGTTAAGCCAATGTTTATGTGCTAATTGCGATACTCTGCGCTACCTTATACAAGCATTAGGGCCATGGCAAGAAGGGATCCTACTTAATCCGTAATTTGATATATCTCAAACTTTGTATCCAGCAATGTAATTGCCAGGCTATTACTTCAATATCATATGATTTGAAAGATTCATAAAGGAATAATTACAATAAACACTACATATAGTAGTTAATACTGAATATTAATTCAAAAAATCCTTATTCTCTatcataaaaagaattaaatatagGCTCTTTGGCATCGGTCCAAAAATGATTTACTGCACCGTTGGACCCTCTTCTTTAATGCAAAACCATGTATAGTCCTTATCTCGCTAATGCTTCACATGCACTGTTTGTTTGCTTGTTTTTCATATCCCTCTGCCATTAAATCGTCACCTTGTTCAACATCCATAAACACACAGTTGCCCGACTCGATTCATTAGGATATATAACATTTGTAATATTCTTTTATCAATTATTCACGCATTCTCACTGATTTTGCTTTATGCTTTGCACCAATTTACCAGTTGTTGAAACCATGCAAAATTACGTGCATAAAACGTTTAATTTTCATAGCAACGTAGATACACAAACCCTTTTACTGTTACATATTACTACAAACAAATTACCAAATCTCACATCGTCTCGGCTGATGCATTATTCAGCAAGCTCTAAGCGGTTTTCCGCAAAGGCAATCATTATAAGCAAACGATGACGCTTCAAGATGATCGAACGGAGCACCTGCCGGAATTTTCCCGCATAGGTGGTTGTGACTCAGATCCAAGTGCCCTATATACGATGCTGCTGATAAAGATTTTGGTATTGGCCCCCGAAAACCATTATACGATAAATCAAGAACCGTAAAGTAGGATCTCACGCTGAAAACATCCGGTAAATATCCTTCAAATGCGTTCTTGCTTAGATTCAAATTGCTAATACCCGAATTGAACAAGCTTGCTGGTATAACCCCTGAAAGCTTGTTAACGTCCAGATTTAGTGTCGCTAATACGGCCATTCTACCCAGAGAAGGAGGTATAGTGCCCGATAGTCTGTTCAACGAAAGATCCAAATCGGCAAGACGGTAAATATTCGAAATAGAACTGGGTATTGACCCGCTAATATAATTGTGGCTAAGCAAAGCACGGCTCAACATTCTGAGACGCCCGAAGTTTACAGGAAGTGGGCCCGAGATTCGGTTGCTACGCAAATCCAGGTGCATCATGCTGGAGAGATTCGTCAAAGAACGCGGGATCTCACCGGATATAAGATTATCGGCGACGTTCAGCACAGTTAATCTTTGTAATCGCCCTATATCAGCAGGAAGATCACCAGAGAGCCGATTCCCAATCAAATCAAGAATCCTTAGAAATGGAAGTGAAGTGATGCACAGCGGGATCTCCCCGGATATCCCTTTCCAATCTGCAATTATAAGACTCGAGAGGCGCTCTAGCTTGCAGATGGAAGTAGAGATTGTACCAGTCATATAACCGGACCTGCCAGCTTTTCGAAAGATGGGATCTTCGGACTCACCTCGGAGGTTTAAATCTGCGACCCGATGGGTCTCTGGGTCGCAACTGACGCCATACCACTTATAACAGCAGTCGGTGCCGGTCCAAGAATTGAAGATGCCCAAATAAGGCTCGTGGAGTGCTGCTTTGAAGGCCAGCAGAGCAGCGCGGTCCGACGGTGGGCAGCTATTAACAGTGTAAACAGTGGCTAAAAACACCATTAACGTAATATATAAGAATGCGGCCATGGTTTTTGTGTAGTTTCTCTCTCTTTCTACGGAAGGTTTCTGTCTCTACAATGAGTGACGAAATAGAGTTGACCGAGAGTTTAAGCTCAGGTGAGATGTGAAACATGTGCAGGACCTGACAACGTTGTCGTGGTATATATATGCATTCTTTCGTGACGGATTTGCCCCTAAGTTCCGAAGCTCTGCCGCTTCCCCAAAATGATGGTCCTGGATAATTACAGGTTTGTTTATCTATCTCATAGAATTGATGGTTGAACAACTTATAAAGATAAGATACAAGGACGTATGAGTGAAATTGTGAGTCTCCACTGCAATTAACTTTTCGGTTACCATACATATATAGCTTGTCATTGCAATTACAGGATAGGAATGAGGGGCTCGGGGAGCTGAATCTAATAATTCAGTGTGAACACATAAACAATTCAACATGGGGAAAGGATAAGCTCAGCTTGCTAGCTGTGTGAGGTGAGACAGTCATGGGCGATGTAGTTCACAACGTGGCTTTTTCTGGTCCATTATTTGTTATCTTGGACATCCAGGAAAGAGGGGATTAATCCCATAATTACGTTTAAAAGTTTCATTGAAACACACCTATAACTTCCTCTATTGGAAGACACTCGATTATTAACAGCTTCTTCAAGTAGTAACAAGTTATTAAAATTCTTACACCAGGTTCTGTGTCCATGAAATGTCATTATGGTAAAAACTTACACCACACCCATAATTAATGTGCAAAGCTAATCTTAACCATTGGTGTTAGTTAAAAAGAGTACTGGATCGATCTGCATCATTCAGAGTCATCTGCCCTATCTTTACAGTACTGCTGAAACTGGACCACTAAAGATGAAGATCATGTAAGTGGGGCATATTCAGATTTTGAAATCAATAGAGGACAACCAGTCACTTGTCCATGTTATGGAGATTTCAAACCAACTTCAAAGCTGTAGATCTTGAACAAAATAGTTACCTCATCATAGCCCAATAGTAATATTCAGAATAATTTCTTCACATTGTTTCTACTTTGAGTAGTACTAATTCAATTTTGAAATTGTAGATGTTAAatttaatgtaaaaaaaaaactctcaaattaaaactcaaatatatagatgatattaaaaataattttatatttttaatatattttttatacataaatatttattaaatttaaagcataaataaataaatatttatcttATTTCGTGTAGTTTGTATGAACATATAAAAGAAAGTGTCACGTACAACTTGACATATATTTATAGTTTACATGATTGGAGATAAGCAAGCAAGTGCTACATGTGCAAGAGGGTCCAAACAATAAAGAAAAAAATGCATTATTAGTTATtgtattattaagaaaataatttttaaatatgttaattataaatattaaaaattaatttatatgttttAGACATAGAAGTgcatcaaaataataataatccttgtttatgataaaaaaaaaattctgaaaagcaatttttttttaatctctaaatcacaATGTATATAGATTATGAATGATGTGAGATGAGGTTTTGCCCTATCATGTGTTTTCATTGTCCCTTCTTCTATTTTGCCGACTACAAGCACAATAATGGAATCCTCACCCAGCACCCTCCCCTCTCCCCCACCCccacaaaaaaacaaaaaacccCCAAACCTTTTCTCGATGAGGATTACCAATAAAATAATCTTGAACACAATTTATACTAAAATTCCAGCAATCAGTTAAGATAATAGCAATGTTTGATGATgattaggatttttttttctttttttagaaAATACAGGCAGTGTCTGGGGGAATCAACAACAGGAATTCTGGATAGATGATCAAGAAAAAGATCCCATGTTGAGCCAGAGCCAGATATACTTAGTAGAATTATGCATGCACATGCACTTTGCTTGAGACATGGCTCTGAATGAGGAAAGCCACCGCCCACTGCCCCTTTTTTTCTTCAGTCTTCATGCAAATTAACTCACAGCTACATGTAAGAAACCATATATAAATTACACGTACAGAAAGTTTGTGAAATTTGTGGAGCAAATTCTTTCTAAGCCACCACTTGCAGGAAATAGTATATGATTTGGGTTTTTGGTCATGGACTTAAATATATTCTTCTGACAACACAACTTATCCCAAAAATTATTGCACATTCACCAGGAACTATGATTTTAtatacataatttaaattaaatgataatttgataaaaattaataatataataattatattttgtgaaactcatatatatatatatatatatatatatatatatatatatatatatgagtttcacaaaatataattattatattattttttttaagtttaataaCTATATCTACTTATGTGTTAATTTTATAGTGATTTGTGATTTCATATAATTTTGTTTTTAACTGCTTCATACAACCTTTTTATTCTTACATAAAATCACCAATTCATTGTATAATTACTCCGATCTTAGGGTCATATTCACTTGAAAGTCATCTTTTTCTCTGCTTCAGCCTCAAATGGATTGAAACAGTGATGGCCTTGTTGTGGATGCAATTAAGATCCGTTGAGCCCAAATACTATTTCTTTGCTGATTTTCAAATTCTTATGATCTTgatcccaaagccaaaataaattGAGGTATCTAATATTAATATAAACAACCAccctttatttaaaaaaatatatatatatatttcctccTTTTTTTTCTTGGCGATGAAATGGCATCCTTTCCTATGGTTAAATGTCATGCGTAAATATTTATACAACCTTCAATGCAATTCAAGCAAAGCTACCCACAACCACAAGATCTCCAAATTAAGGACCGGGAAGAACAATTACAAGACCATAACTCATTTCCTGGACTTGGAAGCCCACTACGTTCTAATGGGCCACTAGCTTTCTTGAAAACTTTCCAAGTGCCAACTTCAACAAGGAAGGGCCCATTTTATAAATGGTAGTATACTTCAAATGATGTAGAAATTCCCCCTATAAAGTTTCGAATTtggattttatttgtaataaatcaattaaaatctatTTTGTTATagcattataattaaatatatgttATTAAAAAGGTATTATCAATAAAGAAAAAGTGGTAATGGAAAACAAAACCTTAAAACATTCCAGTGAAGGAAGGAAGTGGGGGCTAGCAAGCAGTAGCGAGTAGGATGGAGAGGCAATGTGAAAGTAGAATCACTCAGATTTCAATCATTTTGATACCAAAAGAGGAAAATATTATGAATTTGTTGGCTTTGGCATTTTTGGAGAAGAATCTATTCCTGTAATGACATTTGGCCCCCAGTTGGGCAGGAAGTAGCCTTCCATATCTCCCCCACCATTATTCctccattttatttcatttcttttttccGGAATCTTTTACATCATTTTCACACTATTTCAAACTCATACTAAATttcttatcatttcatttcataataattaacccaattaaatttcaaaaaaaaaaaaacccaaataagtgtaaaaataaaattgaattaaaaaagtaaaaacattttaatttttaattaaaaattaaattaaattaattaaaatccttccaatttaaattttaattcaatttgaaTCGATTATACTTAAATCGAAGTATAATTGATTTCGGTCTAAACCGGAGCGTGTCCATCTACGATACGGTTCGCACAACTCCTGTTTAAAATGGTTACGTGGACGGTCGAAATATTTGCTTAATAATTTTATTGCAATTTCTCCGAACATGATGGAGGGCCGCCATTGTTCTTAGGACAGAAAACCTAAGAAAACGACATCGTTCACATCAATGCGCACTGACTATTCCTTTTTGGTGGGCCCGTATTTGTCACATTTCACTGAATGAATGCAACTTTGGATCCAATATACTCCACTGACTCGATCAGAGTTCGTCGTTTAGCCATTTAATTAATGATTATTTCAAATCAAGATCCTAAACCCGGGTTTATCTAAGTTGCAGTCGCGTTTACGTGTTCCAATACGACACTAACCATCAATAATCCATTGGCATTTAAACATGTAAAAAATTTCTCAATTATATAaattctctttttttattttaaataattttttaattaaatctttataaatatataaatatttaatatctatTACATTTATATACTCTTTACAAATTTTTAactcataaattaatttttgaattgattttaaaaatataatatagtaTTAAAATATTGATTATAAAATAGAATAAAGTCACATAAATAGTCTCATATTACTTAAATATGTCATACCTATCACTTTAAAAACTTTTAACTTATGATCtaattttttagtttaattcaaaaaaaaatctcttaaccACCCTTAATGTAATAATACTCATGCAGTGCGAGATCAAATAATATCATCTATAATAAATAATAGGCCTCAAGCAATACCTTTGTCGAAAACTATATTAAGATCAAATTACGAGGAACATATCAatagattttaatttaaaattttatatgcaaaaaataatattttttataaaaataaaaattattaattctttaatttaaaataatgaatCTCGTATACTTTACAAATATGAGAGTATAAATACTTTATATACCTAATAATTCCTCGAAAGAACATGTTGAATAATATGACAATTGACTTCAAGTATCCATTATGACATTTGTTGTATTTTTGTCTAGGTGTCATGATGGGCAACAGAAAACCTTCATCTCAAACAATTAAACAACATTTTTTtaggaaaaaaataattaaaccgTTTATGGatgtaattaaattaataattttgatattattcttttcattatttttcttttaatcatCAATTAAGAAAATAACATTACGTCTCAAACTTATCATATGTATCCATGTCATTTTTAATACATGATGAtgagatttaatttaattaaaattaagatattagtgttttaattaataaaagaattcttataattaaattaataagcaATGTTAGGGTGCGTTGCCAACAAAAAGCAGCGCAGCTGCTTCTTTTGGAGAAGggcacaaaaaataaaaattgtctCATAGTGGAGGTTACCAAGGGGATTTGGCCAAGGGTGGATTTGGAAATAAAACTAACTGAAATTAGATTGCatcaaagtaaaaaaataaaataaaattgtaatatgttgtaattgattaaaattgaataaattaaaattaatatcaaaAGAAATTagtcattgagaaaaataaaatttagtattctcaatatattatataattaaattttgatctagacagtttaattttaaatataattaattattttttattaaaaaataaaaaataattaatcatttaatttaataaaataaattaaaatcaaaatcaaaatcagaGTCCTAAAGAATTAATTTCAATCCTCTAAACTTTAAATTAAAACTATTGATTTAAACCCATAATCCCATCCATATCTGCCCTTCACCAGGTCTAGACACTAGGGTCATTTTTGGAGGTGGGTGCTCTATTTATCAAAATCCAAAAACAACGAGTACTTGGTGCTCTTTCCTCGTGTTACCTCGCATGTGATATACCCATATACGAGTTCTCTGATTCTCTCCCAAGCCATGTCACTCTTGTAATAAACCTCATCTTCACGAGGGCATCAAGGTCAACCAAATTAGTGGATAAATGATGCCAACTGCGCTGCTCTAATTAATGGCCTCTGCCTCAACTCTTAAGAGGAAAGGAAAATGGTTTTTACTATTAAAGTgtgttctttatttattttttggaaTTATTGTTTACTTTCTTGCCTTGCTCACTAGCATCAACAACGCCACTCTTTGCAGCATCTTTGAGGGGAGAAGGCTTGGAGAGAGATTGGTTTTGCCGCTTTTTATGGTTGTTCTGATCTTGTTCTGTGTCCTAGTCTGATATATTCTGCTTTTGCCAGTGGTTTATTTTTTGTAAATATTATCTTCTTCAGTTGGGTGGTTTCAAATTCAAGAATTATCTAAGTGTCTAGTTGCCAGATTTGATAGTTATTCTTGTTTTGTATTAATAAATTCCTGTATTGTTGACCCTTTTGGATCACATGGATTTGGTCTGGCAGATAGCTTCTTGATTTCCCTACATTTTTCGTTGATCTGATCGAAATAGCAAGACTGGATATTTTATTTTCGAAGTTTTAATCAAGAACGGAGAAGAAAATGGAATCCGATCTTCAACATCACCATCATTTCCTTCATGATCATCAACAACACCAACAACATCACCAGAAACAAATGAACTCTGGCTTGACGAGGTACCAATCTGCGCCAGGCTCGTATTTTTGTGGTTTCCTAGACAGGGAACTCTGCGAAGAGTTCCTTAATAGGCCAACAAGCCCTGAAACAGAAAGAATTTTCGCAAGATTTCTGGCCAATTCTGGTGGCAAAACAGAGAACATGTCAAACCAAAACTTCGGAGTAATTAAGCAAGATTCTCCAGTGAGAGAAGCAGTGGCACAAGTTAATCAGCAAGCTCAGCTTATGGCTTCAGTGAATAATAATGATGCGAGGTTGCATCAACAACAACATCAGCAGCAGCTGCTGCGGCAACAGAGCAATTATTCCTCCTCTTCACGGAGTTTTTATCAAAACCAATCAAGACCACCGTTACCAGATAAGAATTCAGGTTCTGGTGTGGATTATAGGATGGTGGGAATGGAGCGGTTGCCACAGATGAAGAGTACTACTAGAGGCAGTAATTCGAGTCTTGTTCGTCACTGTAGCTCACCTGCAGGACTTTTCTCCAACATAAATGTCGAAATGGATAATGGTATATTGTTGTTCTTTTCAGTTCgataaatttcatgttttcttTTTCAGTTTCCTCGTATGCTTTTCAAATGGCTTATATGAACTAACCAATCAACCAATGCTTTAATTTTTCCTTAACAACTTGTGTTGTTTATAGATATTTGGTGTATTAAATTATGTTTAAATTCCTTGTATTTTTCTTAATAACCAATGATTAGAACAGGCAAGTGGagcttaaaaaattattatagtgTATAATAGGCCAAGTTGTTTGATTTTGTGGTTCTAAATGCCAATAAGATGAGAGTGAACTTTCTAGTTATTGCCTGTTGAGAATTTTAAGTTTTGGCGATTGGTAGGCTATGCTGTATTGAGAGGAATGGGAGATTTTGGAGCAGGTAATAGAGAAACATCTTATTCTGCAGCTAGTAGGCCGCCACCTCATTCTTCAGGGCGAATGAGTCCAATTGCTGAAATTGGGAACAAAAACATTGGAAAAAATAGCCCTGAGAATAGTGGTTTTGGTGAAACTCGCAGCAACAATTATGTCACAGGTTTCCCAATCGGTTCTTGGGATGATACAAGTGCCATCTCTCCTGGTGCTGGTGTAAAAACACTAACAGATGATGATAGGACTCTTTCTGGCCTAAATGCATTCGAAACTCTGGTAGCACGTCCTTGATCCGtgtgttatttatttattcatataAAGAAGAAGTTCTTGTAATTCTTGTTACTGAACAGAGCGGAGATTCGAGAAATCACCCTCCCATGTTGGCTCATCACTTGAGTTTGCCAAAAACCTCCGCTGAAATCTCTGCCATTGAAAAGTTTCTGCAATTGCATGATTCTGTGCCTTGCAAGATTCGGGCTAAGCGTGGATGTGCCACTCATCCCAGGAGCATTGCAGAGCGGGTAAGGACTCTTCGCCAACGATCATTTCTTTAAGATTTCTTATAGTTGCTTATATATCATATCCATGCGGATTATGCGTAGGTGAGAAGAACTCGAATTAGTGAACGAATGAGGAAACTACAAGATCTTGTACCTAACATGGATAAGGTAGAATGttcaattgaaattaaatttcttccttccatatatatatatatatatatatatgtacatatctAATAGTTGATGTGTAAACTGAAATCTTTCTCAATTTTCAGCAGACAAACACAGCAGACATGTTGGATTTGGCTGTTGACTACATTAAAGACCTTCAAAGACAGGTCGAGGTATGTTACCAAGAAATCTTTGAAACAAAAACCCATCAAAGGCGCTGCAAATTACAATGAGTCTTCTTCACTTGCATGCATTATTGcttcattttctttgttcttttttcTTTTGGGTTCTTTCAGACACTATCAGATATTCGTGAAAAGTGTACGTGCACAAGCAAGCAGCAGCAGCAGCCGCCGCCCTAGCAGATGCCCAAGAATGACTTGGTTATATGTATAGATTATTTAGTAAGAATTTGCATAAGTAGATGGTGTAAAATACAAGCTGGCTTATGTTTTGTACTAAAAAAACACAGAGATATGTAATAGCCAACTCAAACCTATTGCGAAATAGAAAAGAATAGGGGTACAGCGGTAGCTTTGGTTGTATGTTATAAATTAAATGTGTTTCTATCAAGTTATCGAGCTTAACCAACTTAAGGTGAGCTTATGCGTTTTATGGAAACAGACAATAGAGATTTGGTTTGCACGTTTCTTTCCTTCGCTATCTTTTGTGTAAAAGAAAAGTTGTGCACTTTACATCTTTCCACGCTGAAGTAAAGAAAAGGTGGTTTCAATGGTTGTCTTGTCCTTGTCCATTGTGGATGTAGCCACGTGGGGGCTACTTGCTCTCTTTTGACATAGGTTGATCTGATCTGCTTAAAATGAGCTGCTCCACTCGTTTATGTTTGTTTTGTCTTGTAGTTGGGTCAGTGTCAAAAAAACATAGTGTTTTCTTGCCCCATTTGGCCTTTCCATTTTGTTTCAGCTGTGTTCTGTTTTCAATCCCGTTATGAGAAAGTGGGTTTTTAGTTAAGTGGCAGTTGAGTACTTCTTCATTGCCACTAAAAATGATGGATTGATTCCCCATTCTCCTTTGTTATATTACCCGCTAGGTTAATTTTGCACGCTTTTGATCAACCTCTTCATTCCGAATCATTCAACAGCATCATCTCCGGTGGTTGCACTCTCTTATAAAGTTCCCAAAATGGATAAATTGAGGGTGGGATATTGGAGATTCCTCTTCTAAAGCAAATAATAAAATGTTTGgcagaaaataatattttataaaagaaaaaaataaaatatatagcgTTGTTCATTTAtagaaaattttgatatttttgttaaattaaaaaaatgaaatttatatacatataaacTAATGTTCTAaatggaaaaaataaaaaaaaattaatttttaatttttcaaaatctaatcaaaattttagaaacaagtttaaatagctttctattattttcttttataataaaattttgttttttttaattatttttaataaaaataataatttttatataattaaaactatagtatgtatttttttataattagaattgaataattatttaaataaattatttagaatgataaaaaattaattatattatataattaaaatttatatttttcatatttccTCTTATTTtttaacaaagtaaaaattaaaatttgtaaaataaaaaa encodes:
- the LOC110641947 gene encoding DNA damage-repair/toleration protein DRT100, giving the protein MAAFLYITLMVFLATVYTVNSCPPSDRAALLAFKAALHEPYLGIFNSWTGTDCCYKWYGVSCDPETHRVADLNLRGESEDPIFRKAGRSGYMTGTISTSICKLERLSSLIIADWKGISGEIPLCITSLPFLRILDLIGNRLSGDLPADIGRLQRLTVLNVADNLISGEIPRSLTNLSSMMHLDLRSNRISGPLPVNFGRLRMLSRALLSHNYISGSIPSSISNIYRLADLDLSLNRLSGTIPPSLGRMAVLATLNLDVNKLSGVIPASLFNSGISNLNLSKNAFEGYLPDVFSVRSYFTVLDLSYNGFRGPIPKSLSAASYIGHLDLSHNHLCGKIPAGAPFDHLEASSFAYNDCLCGKPLRAC
- the LOC110641971 gene encoding transcription factor bHLH122 isoform X3 — its product is MESDLQHHHHFLHDHQQHQQHHQKQMNSGLTRYQSAPGSYFCGFLDRELCEEFLNRPTSPETERIFARFLANSGGKTENMSNQNFGVIKQDSPVREAVAQVNQQAQLMASVNNNDARLHQQQHQQQLLRQQSNYSSSSRSFYQNQSRPPLPDKNSGSGVDYRMVGMERLPQMKSTTRGSNSSLVRHCSSPAGLFSNINVEMDNGYAVLRGMGDFGAGNRETSYSAASRPPPHSSGRMSPIAEIGNKNIGKNSPENSGFGETRSNNYVTGFPIGSWDDTSAISPGAGVKTLTDDDRTLSGLNAFETLVSGDSRNHPPMLAHHLSLPKTSAEISAIEKFLQLHDSVPCKIRAKRGCATHPRSIAERVRRTRISERMRKLQDLVPNMDKTNTADMLDLAVDYIKDLQRQVETLSDIREKCTCTSKQQQQPPP
- the LOC110641971 gene encoding transcription factor bHLH122 isoform X1; translation: MESDLQHHHHFLHDHQQHQQHHQKQMNSGLTRYQSAPGSYFCGFLDRELCEEFLNRPTSPETERIFARFLANSGGKTENMSNQNFGVIKQDSPVREAVAQVNQQAQLMASVNNNDARLHQQQHQQQLLRQQSNYSSSSRSFYQNQSRPPLPDKNSGSGVDYRMVGMERLPQMKSTTRGSNSSLVRHCSSPAGLFSNINVEMDNGYAVLRGMGDFGAGNRETSYSAASRPPPHSSGRMSPIAEIGNKNIGKNSPENSGFGETRSNNYVTGFPIGSWDDTSAISPGAGVKTLTDDDRTLSGLNAFETLVSGDSRNHPPMLAHHLSLPKTSAEISAIEKFLQLHDSVPCKIRAKRGCATHPRSIAERVRRTRISERMRKLQDLVPNMDKQTNTADMLDLAVDYIKDLQRQVETLSDIREKCTCTSKQQQQPPP
- the LOC110641971 gene encoding transcription factor bHLH122 isoform X2 — encoded protein: MESDLQHHHHFLHDHQQHQQHHQKQMNSGLTRYQSAPGSYFCGFLDRELCEEFLNRPTSPETERIFARFLANSGGKTENMSNQNFGVIKQDSPVREAVAQVNQQAQLMASVNNNDARLHQQQHQQQLLRQQSNYSSSSRSFYQNQSRPPLPDKNSGSGVDYRMVGMERLPQMKSTTRGSNSSLVRHCSSPAGLFSNINVEMDNGYAVLRGMGDFGAGNRETSYSAASRPPPHSSGRMSPIAEIGNKNIGKNSPENSGFGETRSNNYVTGFPIGSWDDTSAISPGAGVKTLTDDDRTLSGLNAFETLSGDSRNHPPMLAHHLSLPKTSAEISAIEKFLQLHDSVPCKIRAKRGCATHPRSIAERVRRTRISERMRKLQDLVPNMDKQTNTADMLDLAVDYIKDLQRQVETLSDIREKCTCTSKQQQQPPP